The genome window ATAAACTGAGTGTTTCCTCATCACCTCCTGTCTCTGTCCAACAGCTACAACAGATATTGATCTTTAACTGAAGGTCATCAGTGTCTAACGTCCTCACAGGGCCACCGTACAGAGGACCAACTCTTCACATCTAACTACAGGAGTGAGGAAgttgctgccacctgctggtcacACTCTGAGCTACACCAGGTTCCAGCTGCTTTAGTCCACAGGAGGTCAcatgaccaaacacacacacactctttaaaaGGTGAAGATGAACAGTTTGCCGGTTACCTTGGCAACAATGAACTCGGCGTCCTCTGGGCTGTCAAGCTGCAGCTTCTGAGCGATGTCAGCCAGAGAGATACGAGAGTACGACAGGCTGATCATACgcacacctggacacacacacacacacacacaggtgttagTATGAAACTCTGAAGCTGCCAACACACAAATGGTGACGTGTGATGTCAGAGGAGATGtgggctgtgattggctgaccGGTCTTGATGACGTTGTGTCTCAGGCGGATGATGAGCGTGTACGTCCCGTCAGTCTGAAACTTCTCCCCAAACTGCTCCAACACCTGGTTAAACTTGGCCAGGTTACCTGTCCTCAccgctgcacacacacaggtgacatcagagacagacagacacacacacacacacacacacacacacacacaacacacacacacacacacagaggtgacatcagcagatgaaagaaaacacacaacttacaataagaaatattttaatgattCATAATTATTCTGAAAACTTGTGAGAACTCAGATTTAGGTTCAGttcattgttgtgtgtgtgtgtgtgctgacccTGTGTGAGCAGGAAGTAGGGCATCAGTGACCTCTTGAGTGACGGCTGTCTGAACTGCAGTCTGTCAGGAATCTCTCCCAACAACAGCTCCACCACGATCAGCAGCTTATGGACCTGaacgcaccacacacacacacacacacacacacacacacacacagttcacatcTATGCTTCTCTAACAGTTAAACAATGTACGTTAATCGtcctgtgtgtacagtgtgtaccgTCTGTTTGAATCCCACAGCTGTGTGCTGTGGAGCTTTCCTCAGAGCATTGGTCAGAGTCCTGCGAGCCTCAGAGTACTCCAACTGGATCGCCTTAATACGACCTGCACcaggtcacatgacacacaagtaaacacacaggtaaacacacaggtCATAACTTTAAATACTGAACACGTAAATAACAATAATCAAGTTAAAAAGGAGCTCCATGTTAGGAAATACGACTGAAGCCTCTAACCTTAAAGAAGACAAATAGTGCAGGTGtcagtctcacctgtgtgtCAGTCTCAGTCTTACCTGTGTAGTAGAGGTATCTGGCCCACTCGTTGTTGTTGGCGAGCTCGGGGAACACAGACTTTGAGACGAGTTTCTCGGCCTGGTCATACAGGTTGAAGTGCAGGTAGTTCCTGAGCAGCAGGTTGAGGAGGACGGCCTGACCGTCGCGTCGTGACGCAGCGTCGCCGTACGCAGCCGAGTGTGGAGGAAACTGAGAGGGTGAGAGAAGGTTACACACACGACGAGGAGGAGGTCAACggtctgtgtgcagtgtgtgtgcaggtgtgtgtaccTGCGGATGGTGTCGAACTGGTTGAGGAACTCGTACACTCTGGCGTGGTAATAATAACACTTTGCAGCCACCAGGTCCAGAGCTCTGCGGTTCTTGGAGCCGATCTTCTGCAGCAGGTCATCCGACACCTTCTGAGCCTGAaacaccagaaaacaaacagccatGAGGTCACGGCGGCAGGTCGCACctcaaccaatcacagctccctgactgtcacacacacctcGGTGTATCTCTTGTTTGTTGTCCAGGTgaaccaccagcagcagctgcaggtacGCTTCCACCTCCGCAGCAGAGGAGCCGACGCCGCTTTACCAGTCCTGGGTCGGAACTGGACGTCTCCCTCGGCCATCTCCATcggctgagagagagagacggcaGCGATCAATACGGATCAATACTGATGATCTGATCAGGTGCTGTAACAGCCCAGGTGATCAGGTTTCTGACTGATCGATCAATCTATAGTCAGTTATTAAACATGCAGCACAGATCCTCGGTTTATCGTCCAGTTCATTTCTGAGTTAAATtgaataaaatctaaatgagCTTCTGTTCTGGTCAGAAGCTTTAACAGGAATGATTTCATTCACAGACCAATCAATGCCTCTGCAGGTTAATCAATACAGAAACCAATCAGTGATCACCTCCTCCAGGAAGCTGAGCAGGAAGTCTCTGGTCGAGGTGTTGTTGGTGAAGAAGCCGCTGACAGCTTTATGCAGCACGTTGCGTTCAGACGGCGGCTGGTGGACGGTAACGCCCGGAGAGCACGGAGCACGAACCGAGGCTCCTTCCCCGACACGGCCTTCTCTATCTGCTTCACATGCTCCTTAATGtctggaggggaggggaggggggggtgaagattagaggtgaagaggaagtgaaacaaacagcagactcAGTCTCATTCAGAAGTCCATTGATAATTTGACAGATTTTAGCTTCAGTTTGTTTCCTGGTTCTCAGTCAAACAGGAGTCACATGACCTCAGTCTGTTTCTGATTCGTTGATCACAGCTTCAATCACAAATCAATAAACACTACTGATCCTCCTCTAAACTGAGAATCTGGGTTCTGGACTAAACGAGACCCACTTATTTATCTGGACCAGTCTGAGTGAAGTGGTTTAGAGCTGGACCTGGTCTGATAAGGTCTATGTGGTCTGTATGGAGATAAATCACTAACATAAATCACATTAACTATTTTCAGTTTCCTGACAGATTCCCTGGCTCCGGTTTTTCTGGTCCAGTTTGACGAGTTTACATGTGGGTTAGAGCTGgacctggtctgatgtggtctgcgttgtttactgttgttattaACGTTTGTTGTTTATTAACTGTAACTGGTGAAACGACAGAGAAACGGGTGAGAACCGGTCTCCGTTAAACCTCATTAAAACCCGGCTCTAATTTCTGAATTAACGGTTTTTTTGTCGGTTAGCTCCTCCGCGTGTGTTAGCCGCCCGTCTAACAGGCTAACCCCGCGGAGTGGAACGCGCTCTCCGGCTGTAGCCCGGCTCCTGCCGAGCTCCCCGCTGCTTTTAGCTCCGCTGGTTCTGAACTCTCGGTCTCACCCTCCAGGGTCAGGCTGTCCTGCTCTTTGGGCTGTTTGGCCGCGTTGGTCGCCTCCTCCTCCGCATCTCACGTCCTGCGGCTCCGGGCCCGGGTCCTTCGGCTTCTCGGCTTTGGATCCCGGTCCGGCCTCCCGCTTTGTCCCGCCGTTGGCCGCTGTCTCCTTCATGGCGTCTGGAAGACAAACGGCAGAAAGTCAGGACACACACCGAGCTCCGAGCGCTACAACACGGAGAACTGAACCGGGTCTGGACCGGGTCTGGACCGAGTCTTTACCTGCACAGTCACTCTGCACCTCAGGATAACGTCACAATGACTGGCAACTGTTGGAGCGCGGTGGATTATGGGACATTACAGGCAGTACGAGATGACGACAGAGAGCGGAGCAGGCGCAGATAATCGATCACAGATAGCTCGATACTCTTATCTTATTATTTTACAAGACAAACGGTTTTTCCTGCTGCTTCCATGTAATTCAATTTAATGTAATGCAATTCAATGTAATTTGACGTTATATAATGTAATGCACTGGATTGATAAAGTCATGTTTTACCGGGTATTCAGACTAACTAGAAACTAC of Lates calcarifer isolate ASB-BC8 unplaced genomic scaffold, TLL_Latcal_v3 _unitig_5006_quiver_581, whole genome shotgun sequence contains these proteins:
- the LOC108873252 gene encoding LOW QUALITY PROTEIN: 26S proteasome non-ATPase regulatory subunit 3-like (The sequence of the model RefSeq protein was modified relative to this genomic sequence to represent the inferred CDS: inserted 5 bases in 4 codons; deleted 1 base in 1 codon), whose amino-acid sequence is MKETAANGGTKREAGPGSKAEKPKDPGPEPQDVRXAEEEATNAAKQPKEQDSLTLEDIKEHVKQIEKAVSGKEPRFVLRALRALPSTSRRLNXNVLHKAVSGFFTNNTSTRDFLLSFLEEPMEMAEGDVQFRPRTGKAASAPLLXEVEAYLQLLLVVHLTTNKRYTEAQKVSDDLLQKIGSKNRRALDLVAAKCYYYHARVYEFLNQFDTIRSFLHTRLRTATLRHDXDGQAVLLNLLLRNYLHFNLYDQAEKLVSKSVFPELANNNEWARYLYYTGRIKAIQLEYSEARRTLTNALRKAPQHTAVGFKQTVHKLLIVVELLLGEIPDRLQFRQPSLKRSLMPYFLLTQAVRTGNLAKFNQVLEQFGEKFQTDGTYTLIIRLRHNVIKTGVRMISLSYSRISLADIAQKLQLDSPEDAEFIVAKAIRDGVIEASINHEKGFVQSKETMDIYGTREPQLAFHQRISFCLDIHNMSVKAMRFPPKAYNKDLESAEERREREQQDLEFAKEMAEDDDDSFP